A single window of Pontiella agarivorans DNA harbors:
- a CDS encoding dihydrofolate reductase family protein has product MANFVYIATSLDGYIAGPDGELDWLMNFPNPGKSDFGFGRFMKKIDALVMGRHTFEKVLTFGTWPYPKPVFVLSSTLTGIPEHLEGKVELVSGDLRAIVNDLNDRWFKNLYIDGGQTVQSFMREDLVDELILSRIPVVLGAGLPLFGKLDEAKRFDLVKNEAFKNGIVKTHYRRSR; this is encoded by the coding sequence ATGGCCAACTTCGTTTACATCGCGACCAGTCTGGACGGCTATATTGCCGGGCCGGACGGGGAGCTGGACTGGCTTATGAATTTTCCAAACCCTGGAAAGTCCGACTTCGGGTTCGGCAGATTCATGAAGAAAATCGATGCGCTGGTGATGGGCCGCCATACGTTTGAAAAGGTGCTGACCTTCGGAACCTGGCCCTATCCCAAACCGGTTTTTGTGCTCTCCTCCACCCTCACCGGGATTCCGGAACATCTCGAAGGCAAAGTGGAACTGGTGAGCGGCGATCTTCGCGCCATTGTGAACGACCTCAACGACCGGTGGTTTAAAAATCTCTACATCGACGGCGGGCAGACCGTTCAGAGCTTTATGCGCGAGGACCTCGTGGATGAGCTGATCCTTTCCCGCATCCCGGTCGTGCTCGGCGCAGGCCTTCCACTGTTTGGAAAACTCGACGAGGCGAAACGCTTCGACCTCGTGAAAAACGAGGCCTTCAAAAACGGCATTGTTAAAACCCACTACCGGCGCAGCCGATGA
- a CDS encoding TolC family protein, whose product MKHLILLLSGVAAVGFAEPGQPSLSLDQALEMARIHSPKLKAARLQTQAAGEAVNASGRWKNPELDFEAEGIGGDLDGFDDTEYTLALRQTFERGGKRKHGRAAAEQAAVAAFQAEAANELALLAEVRQAFIEAAALQETAKVRAEQEKLAAEFVEVAKERFDAGGASELELLEAELSQDETAMERMDNAGELKTARIRLASLIGIPVVETGRLTADYYTLPVPGIRAVTEAHPLLRQRAAEVDVLRAEAALAGAADAADITLGAGVRYQALDDENTFVFGASIPLNFVRSGKAAQSAALTRAEALAAEGAELRRRLQQELSVLLSAYTNARQDAEMTRDRLIPKAERAYELSKAGYDVGRFSWIERIATQQHLAEIRIRYIEALREAHLALAEISRFMQEDI is encoded by the coding sequence ATGAAACACCTTATTTTGCTGTTGAGCGGCGTGGCGGCCGTCGGGTTCGCTGAGCCCGGGCAGCCGTCCTTATCCCTGGATCAGGCGCTGGAAATGGCGCGGATTCATTCGCCGAAGCTGAAGGCCGCACGCCTACAGACGCAGGCCGCCGGCGAAGCGGTTAACGCTTCCGGCCGGTGGAAAAATCCCGAACTCGATTTCGAGGCCGAAGGCATCGGCGGCGACCTCGACGGCTTTGACGACACCGAATATACGCTGGCGCTGCGTCAGACCTTTGAGCGCGGGGGCAAACGGAAACACGGCCGCGCGGCGGCGGAACAGGCGGCGGTTGCGGCTTTTCAGGCCGAAGCGGCGAATGAGCTGGCGCTGCTGGCCGAGGTCCGGCAGGCCTTTATTGAAGCCGCGGCGTTGCAGGAAACGGCCAAGGTCCGGGCTGAACAGGAAAAGCTGGCGGCTGAATTCGTCGAGGTGGCGAAGGAGCGCTTTGACGCCGGCGGGGCCTCGGAGCTGGAGCTGCTGGAGGCGGAGCTGAGTCAGGACGAAACGGCGATGGAACGCATGGATAATGCGGGTGAGCTGAAGACCGCGCGGATCCGGCTGGCATCGCTGATCGGTATTCCCGTGGTCGAAACGGGGCGGTTGACGGCGGACTATTATACCCTTCCAGTCCCTGGAATCCGCGCCGTGACTGAAGCCCACCCGCTGCTTCGGCAGCGGGCCGCGGAAGTGGATGTTCTGCGCGCGGAGGCGGCGCTGGCGGGAGCGGCTGATGCCGCGGATATCACGCTGGGCGCGGGGGTTCGGTATCAGGCGCTGGACGACGAGAACACCTTTGTGTTCGGCGCCTCGATTCCGCTTAATTTTGTGCGGAGCGGCAAGGCGGCGCAGTCCGCGGCGCTGACCCGGGCCGAGGCGCTGGCGGCGGAGGGCGCAGAGCTGCGGCGCCGGCTTCAGCAGGAGCTTTCGGTTCTGCTCTCGGCCTACACCAATGCCCGGCAGGATGCTGAAATGACCCGCGACCGGCTGATCCCCAAGGCGGAACGCGCCTATGAACTGAGCAAGGCCGGCTATGACGTCGGCCGCTTTTCGTGGATCGAGCGGATCGCCACGCAGCAGCATCTGGCTGAAATCCGCATCCGCTATATCGAGGCCTTGAGGGAGGCGCATCTGGCGCTGGCCGAAATTTCCCGTTTCATGCAGGAGGACATTTAA
- the rd gene encoding rubredoxin: MKKYICDVCGWIYDPEVGDPDSGIAPGTQFEDIPDDWECPECGVGKDDFSVIED; this comes from the coding sequence ATGAAGAAATATATCTGTGATGTATGTGGGTGGATCTATGATCCGGAAGTCGGTGATCCGGACAGCGGAATTGCACCGGGCACGCAGTTTGAAGATATTCCGGACGACTGGGAATGCCCGGAATGCGGCGTCGGTAAAGACGACTTTTCCGTTATCGAAGACTGA
- a CDS encoding RrF2 family transcriptional regulator: MADIIKISDATALAMHSLVHLALQPDCISTTAKIADVFEASRHHLAKVHQKLTKAGYVNSSRGPAGGVSLARDPAAITLLEIYELMEGEMLCKPCLFGKSRCPRNDCVLGALLPGLARQVHDYFQKTTVAQLAQESNWGTD, translated from the coding sequence ATGGCAGATATCATAAAAATTTCGGATGCAACGGCGCTGGCGATGCATTCACTGGTTCACCTGGCGCTTCAGCCCGACTGCATTTCCACCACGGCCAAAATTGCCGATGTGTTCGAGGCTTCGCGTCATCATTTGGCCAAAGTGCACCAGAAACTGACGAAGGCCGGTTATGTGAACTCGAGTCGCGGCCCTGCCGGCGGGGTTTCACTGGCCCGGGATCCGGCGGCGATTACGTTGCTGGAGATCTACGAACTGATGGAGGGGGAAATGCTTTGCAAGCCATGTCTCTTCGGAAAGTCGAGATGTCCGCGCAATGACTGCGTGCTGGGGGCGCTTCTGCCGGGGCTGGCGCGGCAGGTTCATGATTACTTTCAAAAAACAACGGTTGCGCAGCTGGCGCAGGAATCTAACTGGGGAACTGACTGA
- a CDS encoding outer membrane protein OmpK, translated as MKRTLFAILACTTSLAFGGDFIQWTDTSLTVLEGTGFEADPDDQTTLTIEHANGWKYGDFFWFNDFIYFNGDETFFGDEASYYGEIAPRFSFNKMTGEDLSVSFIKDWYVATCYEYGRRVNGDKYGHNMLVGAGVDLDVPAFDYFQLNLYQRFDLKGDNGESVQLTAVWKYSTPVGKSSFICDGFMDWVINDDGAYNSNLHFCPQIKFDVGTIWDWNPNRLNVGVEYDYWSNKYGFNSDQSAISLLVKSHF; from the coding sequence ATGAAACGCACACTGTTTGCCATATTGGCATGCACAACATCCCTCGCTTTCGGCGGGGATTTTATTCAATGGACCGATACCAGTCTGACGGTACTGGAAGGTACCGGCTTTGAAGCGGATCCGGATGACCAGACCACGCTGACCATCGAACATGCCAACGGCTGGAAATACGGCGACTTTTTCTGGTTCAATGACTTTATCTATTTCAACGGCGACGAAACTTTTTTCGGAGATGAAGCGTCCTACTATGGTGAAATTGCGCCGCGCTTCAGTTTCAACAAAATGACCGGCGAAGACCTCTCCGTTTCATTTATTAAAGATTGGTATGTCGCTACCTGCTATGAATACGGTCGCAGGGTTAACGGAGATAAATATGGGCATAACATGCTTGTGGGTGCCGGTGTCGACCTCGACGTCCCTGCCTTTGACTATTTTCAGCTCAACCTTTACCAGCGCTTCGACCTTAAAGGCGACAACGGCGAATCCGTACAGCTGACTGCCGTCTGGAAATATTCCACTCCGGTTGGCAAGTCCTCGTTCATCTGCGACGGCTTCATGGACTGGGTTATTAATGACGATGGCGCCTATAACAGCAACCTGCACTTCTGCCCGCAGATCAAGTTTGATGTCGGTACCATTTGGGATTGGAACCCGAACCGTCTGAACGTAGGTGTTGAATACGACTACTGGTCCAATAAATATGGATTCAATTCCGACCAAAGCGCCATCAGCCTGCTCGTGAAATCGCACTTCTAA
- a CDS encoding FprA family A-type flavoprotein encodes MNTELRKGINWVGYIDWTVRDFHGYKTESGSTYNAYLIEDEYNAVIDGVKGPYAQYQINRIAARVDLESIKYVVCNHAEPDHSGGLPDLMKACPNAVMVCNAKCKDALEKHYDTSAWTWQTVDDGDTISLGKRSLTFINTPMVHWPESMFTFVPEEKLLFSMDAFGQHFATAFRFDDEEPLDVIMHEAKAYYANIVMLYGRPIAQTLDKAAELDIEMIAPSHGVIWRSHIKEVLEAYRQWVVCKPEPKVIVLYATMWGATRQMAEAILEGVQEHEVEARFYSVDATHSTTIATEVLDCAAVAIGSSTLNNTLMPNMAGLLCYLGGLRPTGKKGFAFGSYGWSKRGGATEVEDRMKDMKIELMREPIRSQYVPTPELLEKCREAGRELGKYAEQYKD; translated from the coding sequence ATGAATACCGAACTACGCAAAGGGATCAACTGGGTGGGCTACATCGATTGGACGGTCCGTGACTTCCACGGCTATAAAACCGAAAGCGGATCCACCTATAACGCCTATCTGATTGAAGATGAATATAATGCCGTGATCGATGGCGTGAAGGGGCCTTATGCTCAGTACCAGATTAACCGCATTGCGGCGCGGGTGGATCTGGAGAGCATCAAATATGTGGTCTGCAACCATGCCGAACCGGACCACTCCGGAGGCCTTCCGGATCTGATGAAGGCCTGCCCGAATGCCGTGATGGTCTGCAACGCCAAATGTAAAGATGCGCTGGAAAAACATTATGATACCTCGGCGTGGACCTGGCAGACGGTGGATGACGGCGATACGATTTCGCTGGGGAAACGCTCTCTGACGTTTATCAACACCCCGATGGTGCACTGGCCGGAATCCATGTTCACGTTTGTTCCTGAAGAAAAGCTGCTCTTTTCAATGGATGCTTTCGGCCAGCATTTTGCCACAGCCTTCCGGTTTGACGATGAAGAGCCGCTGGATGTGATCATGCATGAGGCGAAGGCCTACTATGCCAATATCGTGATGCTCTACGGACGGCCGATTGCCCAGACGCTGGATAAGGCGGCGGAGCTGGACATTGAAATGATTGCCCCGAGCCATGGTGTCATCTGGCGCAGCCATATCAAGGAAGTGCTCGAAGCCTACCGGCAGTGGGTGGTCTGCAAGCCGGAGCCGAAGGTGATTGTGCTCTATGCCACGATGTGGGGCGCCACCCGCCAGATGGCGGAAGCGATTCTTGAAGGGGTGCAGGAACATGAAGTGGAGGCCCGTTTTTATTCTGTAGATGCCACGCACTCCACCACTATTGCCACGGAGGTGCTCGATTGTGCGGCGGTGGCAATCGGATCTTCGACGCTGAATAATACACTGATGCCCAATATGGCCGGTCTGCTCTGCTATCTGGGCGGCCTGCGGCCAACCGGAAAAAAAGGCTTTGCCTTCGGTTCATACGGCTGGTCCAAACGCGGCGGCGCGACCGAGGTGGAAGATCGAATGAAGGATATGAAAATCGAACTCATGCGCGAGCCGATCCGCTCTCAGTATGTGCCCACCCCCGAACTCCTTGAAAAATGTCGTGAAGCGGGGCGCGAATTAGGCAAATATGCCGAGCAATATAAAGATTAA
- a CDS encoding beta-ketoacyl-ACP synthase 3, with protein sequence MKKNTPSVEQLLKLYRPMVASRYTDQLQSAAAQRGEVFFYIPSSGHEASAALAPHMIESDWLHLHYRDRALAYARGVSYETVFYGLFSKAESNAAGRRMPAFPSDPALNIMSTPTLVGSNVLQAVGAASVIKNDADNPFVLVSVGDGATQQGDFYEAVAEAVRANLPVLFLIEDNRFALSTPTKGNTFYSLPDGESDSFLGLPIQRIDGADAITTYEKFGSVVSNLRQTRGPQIVVLNVERLESHTNADDQSVYRSEAELQAAMENADPCAGLRDYLLANGADAATVKAVEDDVKAQVDAAFHTARGGTAPKAEFSAKKPLPEPRNEYRGTEENRTLSMLEAMREALKNRLSKDRKTTLLGQDIEDPKGDVFGLTRGLSQNFPQQVNNAALAENTILGVSTGQALAGGKPVAFMQFADFMPVAYNHILSEIGAMYWRTNGQWESPVLIMSISGGYRPGLGPYHAQTMESICAHIPGVDVFMPSTAADAAGLLNAIAESGRPSVFLFPKSLINDRSNTTSVDIDEHYVPIGKARVTRVGQDITLVSWGGSMPVIERTAEALKEVGINAEVIDLRTIFPWDEETVLASARKTGKLVVVHEDNKTSGMGAEVAAEIAEKAGADVQVARVTRPDTYIPYDFACQIEVLPSFKRTLEKCCEMLEIDIHWNKPIEDEAGIITVKAIGSSPSDETITVADLLVTTGEEIKEGDLIASVEADKASMDISAPVSGKISEVLVQEGDTLTVGTPMLRIASDEAAQLKPVTKEDPGTPVMERRRTGSATVNAAPVHPAREQKTIYISNITKVFGSRHITNEELLQGRHEWDSDAIRKRTGIEERYWIDGDEDVLSLAVSATRQLLETEHLTLSDIGAIICSTGTPKTMTPSLACQVLHALSPAKGEVLMQAHDVNAACSGYMYGLQSAFDFLTNAPDKKVIVITAETLSPMVNMDDQKTMALFGDAATASLVSCEKRPGNIEVKLNRPFLSATGVDQKVLYVPNMGSGEVIEMEGLTVFKLAVRKMIDVLDSACQERGIPLEALDKVVPHQANERIIEAIRKTIKFPPEKMFNHIRKYGNTSSNTIPIALCELAPTLGKDAKVGLTAFGGGFTFGAAVVEKA encoded by the coding sequence ATGAAAAAGAACACACCCTCTGTCGAACAACTGCTCAAACTCTATCGCCCAATGGTGGCCTCCCGCTATACGGACCAACTTCAGTCCGCTGCCGCCCAGCGGGGCGAAGTCTTTTTTTACATCCCCTCCTCCGGTCACGAGGCCTCCGCCGCACTGGCACCGCACATGATCGAAAGCGACTGGCTGCACCTGCACTATCGCGATCGTGCACTGGCTTACGCCCGCGGGGTTTCGTATGAAACCGTCTTTTACGGTCTCTTCTCGAAAGCGGAATCCAATGCCGCCGGCCGCCGCATGCCCGCATTTCCCAGCGATCCCGCGTTGAATATCATGAGCACCCCGACGCTCGTCGGCAGCAATGTCCTGCAGGCGGTCGGAGCCGCATCCGTCATCAAAAACGACGCGGACAACCCCTTTGTACTTGTTTCCGTCGGTGACGGGGCCACCCAGCAGGGCGACTTCTATGAAGCCGTCGCAGAAGCCGTCCGGGCCAATCTGCCGGTGCTCTTTCTGATTGAAGACAACCGCTTTGCCCTCTCCACTCCGACCAAAGGCAACACCTTCTATTCCCTGCCCGACGGAGAATCTGATTCGTTCCTCGGCCTTCCGATTCAGCGGATCGACGGCGCCGACGCCATTACCACATATGAAAAATTCGGCAGCGTCGTTTCCAATCTACGGCAAACCCGCGGCCCGCAGATTGTCGTTCTGAACGTTGAACGGCTTGAAAGCCACACGAACGCCGACGATCAATCCGTTTACCGCTCAGAGGCCGAACTTCAGGCCGCCATGGAAAATGCCGATCCCTGTGCCGGACTCCGCGACTACCTGCTGGCCAACGGGGCGGATGCCGCAACCGTCAAAGCCGTTGAAGACGATGTGAAGGCCCAGGTGGATGCCGCTTTCCACACCGCACGCGGCGGAACCGCGCCCAAGGCCGAATTTTCCGCCAAAAAACCGCTTCCGGAACCGCGGAATGAATATCGCGGAACTGAAGAAAACCGAACTCTCAGCATGCTCGAAGCCATGCGCGAAGCGCTGAAAAACCGACTTTCCAAGGATCGGAAAACCACCCTGCTCGGGCAGGACATTGAAGATCCGAAAGGCGATGTCTTCGGACTGACCCGCGGCCTTTCCCAGAACTTTCCGCAGCAGGTAAACAATGCGGCGCTGGCGGAAAACACGATTCTCGGCGTTTCCACCGGACAGGCCCTTGCGGGCGGAAAACCAGTGGCTTTCATGCAGTTTGCCGACTTTATGCCGGTGGCCTATAACCACATTCTTTCCGAAATCGGAGCCATGTACTGGCGCACCAACGGCCAATGGGAATCTCCCGTTCTGATCATGTCCATTTCCGGCGGATACCGTCCGGGCCTCGGCCCGTATCATGCCCAGACCATGGAATCGATCTGCGCTCACATACCCGGTGTGGATGTCTTTATGCCCTCCACCGCCGCCGATGCCGCCGGACTGCTGAATGCCATTGCTGAATCCGGACGACCGTCCGTTTTCCTTTTCCCGAAGAGTCTGATTAACGACCGCTCGAACACAACGTCGGTCGACATCGATGAACACTATGTTCCCATCGGGAAAGCCCGTGTAACCCGCGTCGGTCAGGATATCACGCTCGTGAGCTGGGGCGGCTCCATGCCGGTGATCGAACGCACTGCCGAAGCATTAAAAGAAGTCGGTATCAATGCCGAAGTGATTGACCTGCGCACGATCTTCCCGTGGGACGAAGAAACCGTTCTCGCTTCCGCCAGAAAAACCGGAAAACTGGTCGTTGTTCACGAAGACAATAAAACCTCGGGTATGGGCGCCGAAGTCGCCGCCGAAATTGCGGAAAAAGCCGGTGCCGATGTTCAGGTGGCCCGCGTCACCCGCCCCGATACCTATATTCCCTATGATTTCGCCTGCCAGATCGAGGTGTTGCCGTCCTTCAAACGCACGCTCGAAAAATGCTGTGAAATGCTCGAAATCGATATTCACTGGAATAAACCCATTGAAGATGAAGCCGGCATCATTACCGTAAAAGCCATCGGCTCCAGTCCATCCGATGAAACCATCACCGTGGCCGACCTGCTGGTTACAACAGGCGAAGAAATCAAAGAAGGCGACCTGATTGCTTCGGTCGAGGCCGACAAAGCCTCTATGGATATCTCCGCACCGGTTTCCGGTAAAATCTCAGAAGTGCTCGTTCAAGAAGGCGATACCCTGACCGTCGGAACACCGATGCTGCGTATCGCCTCGGATGAAGCGGCCCAGCTCAAGCCGGTCACCAAAGAAGATCCGGGCACACCGGTGATGGAACGGCGACGTACAGGTTCGGCCACCGTGAATGCGGCCCCGGTTCATCCAGCCCGCGAACAAAAAACCATTTATATTTCAAATATCACCAAAGTGTTCGGTTCCCGTCACATCACAAACGAAGAACTGCTGCAGGGCCGTCACGAATGGGATTCCGATGCTATCCGTAAACGGACCGGCATTGAAGAACGCTACTGGATCGACGGCGACGAAGATGTCCTCAGCCTCGCGGTGAGTGCCACCCGCCAGCTGCTGGAAACGGAACATCTTACCCTTTCCGATATCGGTGCCATCATTTGCTCCACCGGCACCCCAAAAACCATGACGCCGTCACTCGCCTGTCAGGTGCTGCATGCACTCAGCCCGGCAAAAGGAGAAGTGCTGATGCAGGCGCACGATGTGAATGCCGCCTGCTCGGGCTACATGTATGGCCTGCAATCCGCTTTTGATTTCCTGACCAATGCACCGGATAAAAAGGTGATCGTCATTACCGCCGAAACCCTTTCGCCGATGGTCAATATGGATGATCAGAAAACCATGGCCCTTTTCGGCGATGCCGCCACCGCTTCGCTGGTAAGCTGCGAAAAACGCCCCGGCAATATTGAGGTGAAACTCAACCGCCCGTTCCTCTCCGCCACCGGCGTGGATCAGAAAGTGCTTTATGTGCCGAACATGGGCAGCGGCGAAGTCATTGAAATGGAAGGTCTCACCGTCTTTAAACTGGCTGTGCGCAAAATGATCGATGTGCTCGACAGCGCCTGCCAGGAACGCGGCATTCCACTGGAAGCTCTCGATAAAGTCGTGCCGCATCAGGCGAACGAGCGCATCATCGAAGCCATCCGGAAAACGATCAAATTCCCGCCGGAAAAAATGTTCAACCACATCCGGAAATATGGCAACACCTCGTCGAATACGATTCCGATTGCCCTATGCGAACTGGCTCCAACCCTTGGAAAAGATGCCAAGGTCGGCCTGACCGCTTTTGGCGGCGGTTTCACCTTCGGTGCGGCCGTAGTGGAAAAGGCCTAG
- a CDS encoding rubredoxin-like domain-containing protein, producing MKWVCTVCGHVHEGDEPPETCPLCHVPKDLFEKKED from the coding sequence ATGAAATGGGTATGTACGGTATGCGGACACGTTCACGAAGGCGATGAGCCGCCGGAAACCTGTCCGCTCTGCCATGTTCCGAAAGACCTTTTCGAAAAGAAAGAGGACTAG
- a CDS encoding NCS2 family permease — translation MTGFFKLKEHGTDAKTEIIGGVTTFLTMAYIIFVNPMILSAAGMDKPALITVTCLAAALGTFLVGLWANVPFAMAPGMGLNAFFTYTLVMGQGLDWQTALGVVFISGIAFLVLTVVGIREKVVTAIPVGLRIATAAGIGLFITFIGMKNLGLIVDNPATLVSIGPLTKPVLIGLVALLLITVLEARKIKGGILIGIVFATVVGALFGEVSLPEKLVSTPPSIAPIAFKLDILAALQWGLIGAIFSFMFVDLFDSIGTIVACSYEAGYVEPDGTIQKIDKVLEADAVATIAGSLLGTSTTTTYIESASGIGDGARTGLASVVTGALFLLALFLAPVIGIVPAFATAPALIIVGVYMFRNIREIDFSDLKVAVPSFLTMILMPLTFSIATGLTVGFLSYILIAVCCGDFKKISPVMWVVGLLSAINLFVSIPH, via the coding sequence ATGACCGGCTTTTTTAAACTCAAAGAACACGGTACGGATGCAAAAACCGAAATCATCGGGGGGGTAACCACCTTCCTGACCATGGCCTACATCATCTTCGTGAATCCTATGATTCTGAGTGCAGCCGGCATGGATAAACCCGCCCTGATCACCGTCACCTGTCTGGCGGCGGCGCTCGGCACCTTTCTCGTCGGCCTCTGGGCAAACGTTCCGTTTGCCATGGCCCCGGGAATGGGGCTCAACGCCTTTTTTACCTACACACTGGTGATGGGCCAGGGGCTGGATTGGCAGACCGCGCTCGGCGTGGTCTTTATTTCCGGCATCGCCTTCCTCGTTCTGACCGTGGTCGGAATCCGGGAAAAAGTGGTCACCGCTATTCCGGTTGGGCTGCGGATCGCAACCGCAGCCGGCATCGGCCTGTTCATCACTTTTATCGGCATGAAAAATCTCGGGCTGATTGTCGATAACCCGGCCACGCTGGTTTCCATCGGCCCGCTGACCAAACCGGTGCTGATCGGCCTGGTTGCGTTGCTGCTCATTACCGTACTCGAAGCCCGGAAAATCAAAGGCGGCATTCTGATCGGCATCGTCTTTGCAACCGTGGTCGGTGCCCTGTTCGGCGAAGTCAGCCTTCCCGAAAAGCTGGTTTCCACCCCGCCAAGCATAGCGCCGATCGCCTTTAAACTCGACATCCTGGCCGCCCTGCAATGGGGTCTCATCGGGGCCATTTTCTCCTTCATGTTTGTCGACCTGTTCGACTCCATCGGCACCATCGTGGCCTGCTCCTACGAAGCGGGCTATGTCGAACCCGACGGCACCATTCAGAAAATCGATAAAGTGCTCGAAGCCGACGCCGTGGCAACCATTGCCGGCTCTCTGCTCGGCACCTCCACCACAACAACCTACATCGAATCCGCTTCCGGTATCGGTGACGGAGCACGCACGGGCCTCGCATCTGTTGTGACCGGAGCCCTGTTCCTGCTGGCCCTTTTCCTGGCTCCGGTCATTGGAATTGTCCCGGCCTTTGCAACAGCTCCGGCCCTGATCATCGTCGGCGTTTATATGTTCCGTAACATCAGGGAAATCGATTTTTCCGACCTGAAGGTGGCCGTGCCTTCCTTCCTGACCATGATCCTGATGCCGCTGACTTTCAGCATCGCCACCGGACTGACCGTCGGATTTCTTTCCTATATTCTGATTGCCGTCTGCTGCGGCGACTTCAAAAAGATCTCACCGGTTATGTGGGTCGTCGGGCTGCTCTCCGCCATTAACCTGTTCGTGAGTATACCGCATTAA